One part of the Malus sylvestris chromosome 2, drMalSylv7.2, whole genome shotgun sequence genome encodes these proteins:
- the LOC126613321 gene encoding uncharacterized protein LOC126613321, whose product MSGPSDRRFDLNLVEEAAPPSPDNIWRPSFVSPTGPLTVGDSVMKNDMTAAVVARNLLTPKDNRLLSKRSDELAVKDSLALSVQCAGSVSNMAQRLFARTRQVESLAAEVMSLKQEIRGLKHENKQLHRLAHDYATNMKRKLDQMKETDGQVLLDHQRFVGLFQRHLLPSSSGAVPRNEAPNDQPLMPPPSRVLSSTEAPNDPPPVPSLSGALPTAETSPKQPL is encoded by the coding sequence atgtctggcccctccgaccgtcgttttgacttgaaccttgttgaagaggcagccccgccttctccagacaacatatggcgcccatccttcgtctcccctactggtcctcttaccgttggggattccgtgatgaagaatgatatgaccgctgcggtggtggccaggaaccttctcactcccaaagataacagactactttccaaacggtctgatgagttagctgttaaggattcgctggctctcagtgtgcagtgtgcaggttctgtgtctaatatggcccaacgcctatttgctcgaacccgccaagttgaatcattggcggctgaagtgatgagtctcaaacaggagattagggggctcaagcatgagaataaacagttgcaccggctcgcacatgactatgctacaaacatgaagaggaagcttgaccagatgaaggaaactgatggtcaggttttacttgatcatcagagatttgtgggtttgttccaaaggcatttattgccttcgtcttctggggctgtaccgcgtaatgaagctccaaatgatcaacctctgatgcctcctccttctagggttctgtccagtactgaggctccaaatgatccccctccggtgccttctctttctggggctctaccgactgctgagacttctcctaagcaacctttgtga